The following are encoded in a window of Ferribacterium limneticum genomic DNA:
- the gap gene encoding type I glyceraldehyde-3-phosphate dehydrogenase yields the protein MAIKVAINGFGRIGRCTLRAIYEQGLQNEFDVVAINAAGDLATNSHLLKYDTTHGRFRTSVETEGENCIIIDGKKIAFYSTKNPKDINWADHGVDIVLECTGAYTSKAKAQPLLEQGAKRVLISAPGGDDVDATIVYGVNEGLFKSDMTVVSNASCTTNCLAPVAKILSDSIGIKQGLMTTIHAYTNDQVTVDVRHKDLRRARAAAANIIPTKTGAAKAVGLVLPELKGKVDGFALRVPTINVSLVDLTFTAGRNTTKEEINALMTAAANGPLKGVMDVNNEPLVSSDFNHTTVSSTFDATQTRVIQGEDGSTLVKVLAWYDNEWGYSCRMLDAARAWMAAK from the coding sequence ATGGCTATCAAGGTTGCAATCAACGGTTTTGGTCGTATCGGTCGCTGCACACTGCGCGCCATTTACGAGCAGGGTCTGCAAAATGAATTCGACGTCGTCGCCATCAATGCTGCTGGCGATCTGGCGACCAACTCGCACCTGCTCAAGTACGACACCACGCATGGCCGTTTCCGCACCAGCGTCGAAACCGAAGGTGAAAACTGCATCATTATCGATGGCAAGAAGATCGCCTTCTACTCGACCAAGAACCCGAAGGACATCAACTGGGCTGACCACGGCGTTGATATCGTTCTCGAATGCACCGGCGCCTACACCTCCAAGGCCAAGGCCCAGCCGCTGCTCGAGCAGGGCGCCAAGCGCGTGCTGATCTCCGCCCCGGGTGGTGACGACGTCGATGCAACCATCGTCTATGGCGTCAATGAAGGCCTCTTCAAGTCCGACATGACCGTTGTTTCCAACGCTTCTTGCACGACCAACTGCCTGGCTCCGGTCGCCAAGATCCTGTCCGACAGCATCGGCATCAAGCAGGGCCTGATGACCACCATCCACGCCTACACCAACGACCAGGTCACCGTCGACGTCCGTCACAAGGACCTGCGCCGCGCCCGCGCCGCTGCCGCCAACATCATCCCGACCAAGACCGGCGCCGCCAAGGCTGTCGGCCTGGTGCTACCGGAACTCAAGGGCAAGGTCGATGGTTTCGCCCTGCGCGTGCCGACCATCAACGTTTCGCTGGTCGACCTGACCTTCACCGCCGGCCGCAACACCACCAAGGAAGAAATCAACGCCTTGATGACCGCCGCCGCCAACGGCCCGCTCAAGGGTGTGATGGACGTCAATAACGAGCCGCTGGTCTCCTCCGACTTCAACCACACCACCGTTTCTTCCACCTTCGATGCAACGCAGACGCGTGTCATTCAAGGCGAAGACGGCAGCACGCTGGTCAAGGTTCTGGCCTGGTACGACAACGAGTGGGGTTACTCCTGCCGCATGCTCGACGCCGCCCGCGCCTGGATGGCCGCCAAGTAA
- a CDS encoding phosphoglycerate kinase, whose amino-acid sequence MNVIKLTDLDVSGKRVFIRADLNVPQDEAGNITEDTRIRASLPSIKYCLDKGAAVLVTSHLGRPTEGECTPDDSLMPVAVRLGQMLQKPVRLVTDWVDGGFEVKAGEVVLLENCRCNKGEKKNNDELAQKMAKLCDVYVNDAFGTAHRAEATTHGIAKYAPVACAGMLMGAEIDALTKALTNPKRPLVAIVGGSKVSSKLTILKSLASKVDQLIVGGGIANTFLLASGKRIGDSLAEADLVKEAHTIMDIMKERGAEVPLPTDVVVADEVSALARANKISVDDVAAHDRILDVGPKTAAALSQIIANAGTIVWNGPVGVFELPQFAGGTKMLASAIAHSEAFSIAGGGDTLAAIAKFHIHDDVGYISTGGGAFLEFLEGKTLPAIQVLEERAAK is encoded by the coding sequence ATGAACGTTATCAAACTCACCGACCTCGACGTTTCCGGCAAGCGCGTTTTCATCCGCGCCGACCTCAACGTACCGCAGGACGAAGCCGGCAACATCACCGAGGACACCCGCATCCGCGCCTCGCTGCCGTCGATCAAGTACTGCCTCGACAAGGGCGCCGCAGTACTGGTCACCTCGCACCTCGGCCGGCCGACCGAAGGCGAATGCACGCCCGACGATTCGCTGATGCCGGTCGCCGTGCGCCTCGGCCAGATGCTACAGAAGCCGGTGCGCCTGGTCACGGACTGGGTCGATGGCGGTTTTGAAGTGAAGGCAGGCGAAGTTGTGCTCCTCGAAAACTGTCGCTGCAACAAGGGCGAAAAGAAGAACAACGACGAGCTCGCCCAGAAGATGGCCAAGCTCTGCGACGTCTACGTCAACGACGCCTTCGGCACCGCCCACCGCGCCGAAGCGACCACCCACGGCATCGCCAAATACGCCCCGGTAGCATGCGCCGGCATGCTGATGGGCGCCGAAATCGACGCTCTGACCAAGGCCCTGACCAACCCGAAACGGCCGCTCGTCGCCATCGTCGGAGGCTCCAAGGTGTCGTCCAAGCTGACCATCCTCAAGTCGCTGGCCAGCAAGGTCGACCAGCTGATCGTCGGTGGCGGCATCGCCAACACCTTCCTGCTCGCCTCCGGCAAGCGCATCGGCGACTCGCTGGCCGAGGCCGATCTGGTCAAGGAAGCGCACACCATCATGGACATCATGAAGGAACGCGGCGCCGAAGTCCCCTTGCCGACCGATGTCGTCGTCGCCGACGAAGTTTCCGCCCTGGCCCGCGCCAACAAGATTTCCGTCGACGACGTCGCCGCCCACGACCGCATTCTCGACGTCGGCCCGAAGACCGCTGCGGCCCTGTCGCAGATCATCGCCAACGCCGGCACCATCGTCTGGAACGGCCCGGTTGGCGTTTTCGAACTGCCGCAGTTCGCCGGCGGCACCAAGATGCTGGCCTCGGCCATCGCCCACTCCGAAGCCTTCTCCATCGCTGGCGGCGGCGACACGCTGGCTGCCATCGCCAAGTTCCACATCCATGACGACGTCGGCTACATCTCGACTGGCGGCGGCGCCTTCCTCGAATTCCTCGAAGGCAAGACCCTGCCGGCGATTCAGGTTCTGGAAGAACGCGCTGCGAAATAA
- the pyk gene encoding pyruvate kinase produces the protein MSRHTKIVATLGPASSSTEVLERMVQAGIDVVRMNFSHGTAEDHKARADGIRAAAAKFGRTIGILGDLQGPKIRVGKFENNKIMLVVGEAFILDAQCKLGNQERVGLDYKDLPKDVVNGDILLLDDGRLKLIVEGVRGHEIHTRVLVGGELSNNKGINRQGGGLTAPALTAKDMDDIKTAAQIGVDFVAVSFPKSAADMYMARQLLRAAGSNAVLIAKIERVEAITNLAEILDASDGIMVARGDLAVEVGDATVPALQKKMIRMARDKNKLTITATQMMESMITSPVPTRAEVSDVANAVLDGTDAVMLSAETAAGKYPVEVVESMARICVEAERSAEVTLDREFLDRVFTRIDQSIAMAAIWTAHHLKVKAIAALTQSGSTALWMSRLNCGVPIYALTPDAESVGRMVLYRGVSPLPMKQQHTDRDLLLAEAEQLLIDRGVVEKGDLIALTIGEPIGTTGGTNTLKIVRVGEHQIL, from the coding sequence ATGTCACGCCACACCAAAATCGTTGCCACGCTGGGCCCCGCCTCCTCCTCGACCGAGGTGCTGGAGCGCATGGTCCAGGCCGGCATCGACGTTGTCCGGATGAATTTTTCGCACGGCACGGCTGAAGACCACAAGGCGCGCGCCGACGGCATCCGCGCTGCGGCCGCCAAGTTCGGCCGGACCATAGGCATCCTCGGCGACCTGCAGGGGCCGAAGATTCGCGTCGGCAAGTTCGAGAACAACAAGATCATGCTCGTCGTCGGCGAAGCCTTCATCCTCGATGCGCAATGCAAGCTCGGCAATCAGGAACGCGTCGGCCTCGATTACAAGGACCTGCCGAAAGACGTCGTCAATGGCGACATCCTGCTGCTCGACGATGGCCGGCTCAAACTGATCGTCGAAGGCGTCCGTGGCCATGAAATCCACACCCGCGTGCTGGTCGGCGGCGAACTGTCGAACAACAAGGGCATCAACCGCCAGGGGGGTGGCCTGACCGCGCCGGCACTGACCGCCAAGGACATGGACGACATCAAGACGGCGGCCCAGATCGGCGTCGATTTCGTTGCCGTCTCCTTCCCGAAAAGCGCTGCCGACATGTACATGGCCCGCCAGTTGTTGCGCGCCGCCGGCAGCAACGCCGTGCTCATCGCCAAGATCGAGCGCGTCGAAGCCATCACCAACCTGGCCGAAATCCTCGACGCCTCCGACGGCATCATGGTTGCCCGCGGCGATCTCGCCGTCGAAGTCGGCGATGCCACGGTCCCCGCCCTGCAGAAGAAGATGATCCGCATGGCGCGCGACAAGAACAAGCTGACCATCACCGCGACGCAGATGATGGAGTCGATGATCACCTCGCCGGTGCCGACCCGCGCTGAAGTTTCCGACGTCGCCAACGCCGTGCTCGACGGCACCGATGCCGTCATGCTCTCGGCCGAAACGGCGGCCGGCAAATACCCGGTCGAAGTCGTCGAGTCGATGGCGCGCATCTGCGTCGAAGCCGAGCGTTCGGCCGAAGTCACCCTCGACCGCGAATTCCTCGATCGCGTGTTCACGCGCATCGACCAGTCGATTGCCATGGCTGCCATCTGGACGGCGCATCACCTCAAGGTCAAGGCCATCGCCGCCCTCACCCAGTCCGGCTCGACCGCGTTGTGGATGAGCCGCCTGAACTGCGGCGTGCCGATCTACGCGCTGACCCCGGATGCCGAATCGGTCGGCCGCATGGTGCTCTACCGCGGCGTCAGCCCCTTGCCCATGAAGCAGCAGCACACCGACCGCGACCTGCTCCTGGCCGAAGCCGAGCAACTCCTGATCGATCGAGGTGTCGTAGAAAAAGGCGACCTCATCGCCCTGACCATCGGCGAGCCCATCGGCACCACCGGCGGCACCAATACACTCAAGATCGTCCGCGTTGGCGAACATCAAATCCTTTAA
- the tkt gene encoding transketolase, with the protein MSVSNPPKFSPLTGAIRALAMDAVQQANSGHPGAPMGMAEIAEVLWRRHLRHNPSNPHWPDRDRFIMSNGHGSMLVYALLHLTGYDLSIADLKNFRQLHSRTPGHPEYGYTPGIETTTGPLGQGITNAVGFALAEKVLAAEFNRPGHDIVNHHTYTFLGDGCLMEGISHEACSLAGTLGLGKLIAFWDDNGISIDGHVEGWFTDDTPKRFEAYGWQVIANVDGHDSAAVEKALLAAQAVTDKPSLICCKTTIGMGAPNKQGSHDCHGAPLGKDEIAAAREYIGWNHPAFEIPADIYAAWDRKAAGAAAEGDWNTRFAAYRAAFPTEAGEFERRVVKGELPASWEATKAAYLATCRDKAENIATRKASQNAIAALVPAVPEIFGGSADLAGSNLTFVKGSKGVTKTEGGNYCYYGVREFGMTAIANGLALHGGLIPYTATFLVFSDYARNGIRMAALMKQRQIMVYTHDSIGLGEDGPTHQPVEHIPSLRIIPNLDVWRPADATETAIAWTAAVDRKNGPSLLALSRQNLPTVTQKVADADIAKGGYVLSEADGEAQLTFIATGSEIKLALDAQAALAGEGIKTRVVSMPCTNVFDRQSAEYKASVLGGCKKRIAIEAAHPDFWRKYVGLHGAVIGIDRFGESAPAGQLFDMFGFTVANVVKTAKALLS; encoded by the coding sequence ATGAGCGTCAGCAATCCCCCCAAGTTTTCTCCCCTGACCGGCGCCATCCGCGCCCTGGCCATGGACGCAGTCCAGCAGGCCAATTCCGGCCATCCGGGTGCCCCGATGGGCATGGCGGAAATCGCTGAAGTCCTCTGGCGTCGCCACCTGCGTCACAACCCGAGCAACCCGCACTGGCCCGACCGCGACCGCTTCATCATGTCGAACGGCCACGGCTCGATGCTGGTTTATGCCCTGTTGCACCTGACCGGCTACGATCTGTCGATAGCCGACCTCAAGAATTTCCGCCAGCTGCATTCAAGAACGCCGGGCCATCCGGAATACGGCTACACCCCCGGCATCGAAACGACCACCGGCCCGCTCGGCCAGGGCATCACCAACGCTGTCGGCTTTGCGCTGGCCGAAAAGGTACTGGCCGCCGAGTTCAACCGGCCCGGCCACGACATCGTCAATCACCACACCTATACCTTCCTTGGCGACGGTTGCCTGATGGAAGGCATTTCGCACGAAGCCTGTTCGCTGGCCGGCACGCTCGGCCTCGGCAAGCTGATTGCCTTCTGGGACGACAATGGCATCTCGATCGACGGCCACGTTGAAGGCTGGTTCACCGACGACACCCCGAAGCGCTTCGAAGCCTATGGCTGGCAGGTCATCGCCAACGTCGACGGCCATGATTCGGCTGCCGTCGAAAAAGCCCTGCTCGCCGCCCAGGCCGTCACCGACAAGCCGAGCCTGATTTGCTGCAAGACGACCATCGGCATGGGCGCCCCCAACAAGCAGGGTTCGCACGACTGCCACGGCGCCCCGCTCGGCAAGGACGAAATCGCCGCCGCCCGCGAATATATCGGCTGGAACCACCCGGCTTTCGAGATCCCGGCCGACATCTACGCCGCCTGGGATCGCAAGGCTGCCGGTGCTGCTGCCGAAGGCGACTGGAATACCCGTTTCGCCGCTTACCGCGCCGCCTTCCCGACCGAAGCCGGCGAATTCGAGCGTCGCGTCGTCAAGGGTGAACTGCCGGCTTCGTGGGAAGCAACCAAGGCTGCCTACCTCGCCACCTGCCGCGACAAGGCCGAGAACATCGCCACCCGCAAGGCTTCGCAAAATGCCATCGCCGCGCTGGTCCCGGCCGTGCCGGAAATCTTCGGCGGCTCGGCTGACCTGGCCGGTTCCAACCTGACCTTCGTCAAGGGCAGCAAGGGCGTCACCAAGACCGAAGGTGGCAACTACTGCTACTACGGCGTGCGCGAATTCGGCATGACCGCCATCGCCAATGGTCTGGCACTGCACGGCGGTTTGATTCCCTACACCGCGACCTTCCTGGTTTTCTCTGACTACGCCCGCAACGGCATCCGCATGGCCGCGCTCATGAAGCAGCGCCAGATCATGGTCTACACCCATGACTCCATCGGCCTCGGCGAAGATGGCCCGACGCACCAGCCGGTCGAGCACATCCCGAGCCTGCGCATCATTCCGAATCTCGACGTCTGGCGTCCGGCCGATGCCACCGAAACGGCCATCGCCTGGACTGCTGCGGTCGACCGGAAAAACGGCCCGAGTCTGCTCGCCCTGTCGCGCCAGAATCTGCCAACCGTGACGCAGAAGGTTGCCGACGCCGACATCGCCAAGGGCGGCTACGTGCTGTCCGAAGCCGATGGCGAAGCGCAGCTCACCTTCATCGCCACCGGTTCCGAAATCAAGCTGGCGCTCGATGCTCAGGCCGCACTGGCCGGCGAAGGCATCAAGACGCGCGTCGTCTCGATGCCCTGCACCAACGTTTTCGACCGCCAGAGCGCCGAATACAAGGCCTCAGTGCTCGGCGGCTGCAAGAAACGCATTGCCATCGAAGCCGCTCACCCCGACTTCTGGCGCAAATACGTCGGCCTGCATGGCGCCGTGATCGGTATCGACCGCTTCGGCGAGTCGGCGCCGGCCGGCCAGCTGTTCGACATGTTCGGTTTCACGGTGGCCAACGTCGTCAAGACGGCCAAGGCGCTGTTGTCCTGA
- a CDS encoding type I glyceraldehyde-3-phosphate dehydrogenase, with product MSQKLPLRLAINGYGRIGRCFLRALQESSVAHDLQVVAINEPANLESMAYLTRFDSTHGRFPGSVDVADGQLLIDGRAIRISHARTPEAVDWRDIDLVVECSGSYGQRENLAKFINAGCPRLLLSHPGASAEDVDATIVAGINQNTLTGAERLVSAASCTTNAIVPILDLLDREVGVDQALLTTLHSVMNDQPLIDGYHHDDLRRTRSAMQSIIPVSTGLARGIERLLPQLAGKVQAKAIRVPTLNVSAIDLTISTQRPVSAHSINNLLADAAHGPLKKLIAYSEAAHASIDFNHDPHSAIVDGSQTRTAGTHLVNLFVWFDNEWGFANRMLEVADHWSRLWHNHDQYN from the coding sequence GTGTCCCAAAAACTCCCCCTGCGTCTTGCCATCAACGGCTATGGCCGTATCGGTCGCTGCTTTTTGCGGGCGTTACAGGAATCCAGCGTCGCCCACGATCTCCAGGTGGTCGCCATCAACGAGCCGGCCAATCTGGAAAGCATGGCCTACCTGACGCGTTTCGACTCGACCCACGGCCGCTTTCCCGGCAGCGTCGACGTCGCCGATGGCCAACTGCTGATCGACGGCCGGGCCATCCGTATCAGCCACGCCCGTACGCCGGAGGCCGTTGACTGGCGCGACATCGACCTCGTGGTCGAATGTTCCGGTTCCTACGGTCAACGGGAAAATTTGGCCAAATTCATAAATGCCGGCTGCCCGCGCCTGCTTCTTTCGCACCCCGGCGCCAGCGCTGAGGATGTCGATGCGACCATCGTCGCCGGCATCAACCAAAATACGCTGACCGGGGCCGAGCGTCTGGTCTCGGCCGCCTCGTGCACGACCAACGCCATCGTCCCGATCCTCGACCTGCTCGACCGCGAAGTCGGCGTCGACCAGGCCTTGCTCACCACGCTGCACTCGGTCATGAACGACCAGCCGCTAATCGACGGCTATCACCACGACGACCTGCGCCGGACGCGCTCGGCCATGCAGTCGATCATCCCGGTGTCGACCGGGCTGGCCCGCGGCATTGAGCGTCTGTTGCCGCAACTGGCCGGCAAGGTGCAAGCCAAGGCCATCCGCGTGCCGACCCTCAACGTCTCAGCCATCGACCTGACGATCAGCACCCAGCGGCCGGTCTCGGCGCACAGCATCAACAACCTGCTCGCCGACGCGGCGCATGGCCCGCTAAAAAAACTCATCGCCTATTCCGAGGCAGCGCACGCCTCGATCGATTTTAATCACGACCCGCATTCGGCCATTGTCGACGGCAGCCAGACGCGCACCGCCGGCACCCATCTGGTGAACCTCTTCGTCTGGTTCGACAATGAATGGGGCTTCGCCAACCGCATGCTGGAAGTCGCCGACCACTGGTCGCGCCTGTGGCACAATCACGATCAATATAATTAA
- the fba gene encoding class II fructose-bisphosphate aldolase (catalyzes the reversible aldol condensation of dihydroxyacetonephosphate and glyceraldehyde 3-phosphate in the Calvin cycle, glycolysis, and/or gluconeogenesis) codes for MPLVSMRQLLDHAAENGYGLPAFNVNNMEQVWAICEAASQIDAPVIMQASAGARKYAGEPFLRHQILAALEAYPHLPIVMHQDHGQSPAVCMGAIRSGFTSVMMDGSLEADGKTVASYEYNVAVSKEVVKLSHSIGVSVEAELGVLGSLETMKGDKEDGHGADGHMTREQLLTDVDQAADFVKQTNCDALAIAIGTSHGAYKFTKKPTGDILAIDRIKEIHARIPNTHLVMHGSSSVPQELLAEIREFGGDMKETYGVPVEEIVKGIAHGVRKVNIDTDIRLAMTGAIRRYLFENPSKFDPRDYLKPAREAAKKICLARFEAFGCAGRASQIKAMPLEKMAERYAKGELNQIVK; via the coding sequence ATGCCGCTCGTCTCCATGCGCCAATTGCTCGACCACGCCGCCGAAAACGGCTACGGTCTGCCCGCCTTCAACGTCAACAACATGGAACAGGTCTGGGCCATCTGCGAAGCAGCCAGCCAGATCGACGCCCCGGTCATCATGCAGGCCTCGGCCGGCGCCCGCAAATACGCCGGCGAGCCCTTCCTGCGCCACCAGATCCTGGCCGCCCTCGAAGCCTACCCGCACCTGCCCATCGTCATGCACCAGGACCACGGCCAAAGCCCGGCCGTCTGTATGGGCGCCATCCGCTCCGGCTTCACCTCGGTGATGATGGACGGCTCGCTCGAAGCCGACGGCAAGACCGTCGCCTCCTACGAATACAACGTCGCCGTCTCCAAGGAAGTCGTCAAGCTTTCACACTCCATCGGCGTTTCCGTCGAGGCTGAACTCGGCGTCCTCGGCTCGCTCGAAACCATGAAGGGCGACAAGGAAGACGGCCACGGCGCCGACGGCCACATGACCCGTGAACAGCTGCTCACCGACGTCGACCAGGCCGCCGACTTCGTCAAGCAGACCAACTGCGACGCGCTGGCCATCGCCATCGGCACCAGCCACGGCGCCTACAAGTTCACCAAGAAGCCGACCGGCGACATCCTCGCCATCGACCGCATCAAGGAAATCCACGCCCGCATCCCGAACACCCACCTGGTGATGCACGGTTCGTCCAGCGTGCCGCAGGAACTGCTCGCCGAAATCCGCGAATTCGGCGGCGACATGAAGGAAACCTACGGCGTGCCGGTCGAAGAAATCGTCAAGGGCATCGCCCACGGCGTGCGCAAGGTCAATATCGACACCGATATCCGCCTCGCCATGACCGGCGCCATCCGCCGCTACCTGTTTGAAAACCCGTCCAAGTTCGACCCGCGCGACTACCTCAAGCCGGCCCGCGAAGCCGCCAAGAAAATCTGCCTCGCCCGCTTCGAAGCTTTCGGCTGCGCCGGCCGCGCCAGCCAGATCAAGGCCATGCCGCTGGAAAAAATGGCCGAGCGTTACGCCAAGGGCGAACTCAACCAGATTGTGAAATAA